In the Bombus pyrosoma isolate SC7728 linkage group LG15, ASM1482585v1, whole genome shotgun sequence genome, one interval contains:
- the LOC122575727 gene encoding odorant receptor Or2-like isoform X1, which yields MVHMHDYPVLFVDLRVVSMKAALSKDFAYAMTPMKIMSWPVGTWPLQDYNIFSAMRVIITSFLLLLMLTIVQSEIYLDSNDDEKNLDALVILSCGILSVSKIIRFRIRPAALISNFTSAVEDYNELRDEEKRVIVRKHAYMARVASVSMIFFAYFSAILFITVPMLAGEEEKDIVNVTEESTTEYPLPSENVMALVKIPENLYFIVFIVEYLMLVFTSTGNLGSDTLFFGITFHLCGQVEILKLDFQRLKIESERTREHFNVLTKRHIYLINLANMLIETISSILVMQLFTSCILICISGLQLILALSIGNIVMVVKTFMVLTAFMVQLFAYSYVGEYLRRQMEGIGDSMYFCSWYDIPKSVAKDIIYVIMRAQEPVFLRAGQFLVVNMETYMSIIKTSMSYLSVLXSYGKRLRLCII from the exons atggtgCATATGCACGACTACCCAGTATTATTTGTCGACCTTCGTGTTGTGAGCATGAAGGCGGCGTTGAGTAAAGATTTCGCTTACGCGATGACTCCGATGAAGATCATGTCGTGGCCTGTTGGTACCTGGCCTCTTCAAGACTACAACATTTTTTCCGCTATGCGTGTCATAATCACGAGTTTCCTTTTG CTACTAATGCTAACGATCGTGCAGTCGGAGATCTATTTAGACAGCAACGACGACGAGAAAAATCTCGACGCATTAGTAATACTATCCTGCGGCATTCTATCGGTGTCAAAGATCATTCGTTTTCGTATTCGGCCTGCTGCCCTTATCTCGAATTTTACGTCCGCGGTTGAGGATTATAACGAATTGAGggacgaagagaaacgagTGATAGTGCGAAAACACGCTTATATGGCCAGGGTGGCTAGTGTCAGTATGATATTTTTCGCGTATTTCAGCGCGATTCTTTTCATAACTGTGCCAATGCTGGctggagaggaagagaaagatataGTTAACGTAACGGAGGAAAGTACAACGGAGTATCCTCTACCTTCCGAAAATGTAATGGCACTTGTGAAAATACCGGAAAATTTATACTTCATTGTTTTTATCGTAGAATACTTGATGCTGGTATTCACGAGCACTGGAAATCTTG gaAGCGATACGTTGTTTTTCGGTATCACTTTTCACCTGTGCGGTCAGGTAGAAATTCTGAAGCTAGATTTCCAGAGACTGAAAATCGAGAGCGAAAGAACGAGGGAACATTTCAACGTATTAACCAAGAGGcatatttacttaattaacCTGGCCAATATGCTGATCGAGACCATCAGCTCTATTTTGGTCATGCAACTATTCACGAGTTGTATACTTATTTGTATAAGCG GACTTCAACTCATTCTCGCTCTGAGCATTGGAAACATCGTCATGGTTGTAAAAACATTTATGGTACTCACCGCTTTCATGGTACAATTGTTTGCATACAGTTATGTGGGCGAATATTTAAGGCGTCAAATGGAAGGCATCGGTGACTCGATGTATTTCTGCAGCTGGTACGATATACCGAAAAGTGTGGCAAAAGACATTATTTATGTCATTATGAGAGCTCAAGAGCCAGTTTTCCTGAGAGCCGGACAATTCCTCGTTGTTAATATGGAAACGTACATGAGTATCATAAAAACTTCTATGTCATATCTTTCAGTTCTTNCGAGTTATGGTAAACGCTTGAGGCtgtgtataatataa
- the LOC122575727 gene encoding uncharacterized protein LOC122575727 isoform X2 produces the protein MVHMHDYPVLFVDLRVVSMKAALSKDFAYAMTPMKIMSWPVGTWPLQDYNIFSAMRVIITSFLLLLMLTIVQSEIYLDSNDDEKNLDALVILSCGILSVSKIIRFRIRPAALISNFTSAVEDYNELRDEEKRVIVRKHAYMARVASVSMIFFAYFSAILFITVPMLAGEEEKDIVNVTEESTTEYPLPSENVMALVKIPENLYFIVFIVEYLMLVFTSTGNLGSDTLFFGITFHLCGQVEILKLDFQRLKIESERTREHFNVLTKRHIYLINLANMLIETISSILVMQLFTSCILICISGLQLILALSIGNIVMVVKTFMVLTAFMVQLFAYSYVGEYLRRQMEGIGDSMYFCSWRCCRVSI, from the exons atggtgCATATGCACGACTACCCAGTATTATTTGTCGACCTTCGTGTTGTGAGCATGAAGGCGGCGTTGAGTAAAGATTTCGCTTACGCGATGACTCCGATGAAGATCATGTCGTGGCCTGTTGGTACCTGGCCTCTTCAAGACTACAACATTTTTTCCGCTATGCGTGTCATAATCACGAGTTTCCTTTTG CTACTAATGCTAACGATCGTGCAGTCGGAGATCTATTTAGACAGCAACGACGACGAGAAAAATCTCGACGCATTAGTAATACTATCCTGCGGCATTCTATCGGTGTCAAAGATCATTCGTTTTCGTATTCGGCCTGCTGCCCTTATCTCGAATTTTACGTCCGCGGTTGAGGATTATAACGAATTGAGggacgaagagaaacgagTGATAGTGCGAAAACACGCTTATATGGCCAGGGTGGCTAGTGTCAGTATGATATTTTTCGCGTATTTCAGCGCGATTCTTTTCATAACTGTGCCAATGCTGGctggagaggaagagaaagatataGTTAACGTAACGGAGGAAAGTACAACGGAGTATCCTCTACCTTCCGAAAATGTAATGGCACTTGTGAAAATACCGGAAAATTTATACTTCATTGTTTTTATCGTAGAATACTTGATGCTGGTATTCACGAGCACTGGAAATCTTG gaAGCGATACGTTGTTTTTCGGTATCACTTTTCACCTGTGCGGTCAGGTAGAAATTCTGAAGCTAGATTTCCAGAGACTGAAAATCGAGAGCGAAAGAACGAGGGAACATTTCAACGTATTAACCAAGAGGcatatttacttaattaacCTGGCCAATATGCTGATCGAGACCATCAGCTCTATTTTGGTCATGCAACTATTCACGAGTTGTATACTTATTTGTATAAGCG GACTTCAACTCATTCTCGCTCTGAGCATTGGAAACATCGTCATGGTTGTAAAAACATTTATGGTACTCACCGCTTTCATGGTACAATTGTTTGCATACAGTTATGTGGGCGAATATTTAAGGCGTCAAATGGAAGGCATCGGTGACTCGATGTATTTCTGCAGCTG GCGATGCTGTCGAGTCTCGATTTGA
- the LOC122575728 gene encoding odorant receptor Or2-like, with the protein MHDYAVLLVDLRVVSMKETLNKDFAYAMTPMKILSWPVGTWPLQDYNIFSAMRVIITSFLLLLMLMIVQSEMYLDSNDAEKNLDALVILSCGILAVSKVIRFRIRPAGLISNFTSAVEDYNKLYDQEKGVILRRHAYMGRVAGIGVVLFAYFSATLFMSVPMLAAEEVKDVVNVTEDNTPEYPIPSEKVMALIKMPDNLYFIVFIVEYLMLLLTSNGNLGSDSLFFGIIFHLCGQVEVLRLEFSRLSNENEKAKEHFSVLTKRHVYLLNLAKMLNETISSILAVQLFTSCIVICTSGLQLIIALSVGNIVMTIKTFIVLSTLLVQLFAYSFVGEYLKRQMEGISDSVYFSSWYDIPKSVGKDIIYIIMRGQEPVFLRAGKFFVVNMETYMSIIKTSMSYLSVLRVMVNA; encoded by the exons ATGCACGATTACGCGGTATTACTTGTCGACCTTCGTGTTGTGAGCATGAAGGAGACGTTGAATAAAGATTTCGCCTACGCGATGACTCCGATGAAGATCCTGTCGTGGCCTGTTGGTACCTGGCCTCTTCAAGactacaatattttttccgcTATGCGTGTCATAATCACGAGTTTTCTTTTG CTACTAATGCTAATGATCGTGCAGTCGGAGATGTATTTAGACAGCAACGACGCCGAGAAAAATCTCGACGCATTAGTAATACTATCCTGCGGCATTCTGGCGGTGTCAAAGGTCATTCGTTTTCGTATTCGGCCGGCTGGTCTTATCTCGAACTTCACCTCGGCGGTTGAGGATTATAACAAATTGTATGACCAAGAGAAGGGCGTGATATTGCGAAGACACGCTTACATGGGCAGAGTGGCAGGTATTGGTGTGGTACTTTTCGCATATTTCAGTGCAACTCTCTTCATGTCTGTGCCAATGCTGGCTGCGGAGGAAGTGAAAGATGTAGTTAACGTAACGGAAGATAATACTCCGGAATATCCTATACCTTCCGAAAAAGTAATGGCACTTATAAAAATGCCGGATAATTTATACTTCATTGTTTTTATCGTGGAGTACTTGATGTTGTTATTAACGAGCAATGGAAATCTAG GAAGTGATTCGTTGTTCTTCGGTATTATTTTTCACCTGTGTGGTCAAGTAGAAGTTCTGAGGCTCGAGTTCAGCAGACTGAGCAACGAGAACGAAAAAGCAAAGGAACATTTCAGCGTATTAACCAAGAGGCATGTTTACTTATTGAATCTAGCCAAGATGCTGAACGAGACGATCAGCTCTATCTTGGCTGTGCAACTATTCACGAGCTGTATAGTTATTTGTACAAGCG GACTTCAATTGATTATTGCTCTGAGCGTTGGAAACATCGTCATGACGATAAAAACGTTTATAGTACTGAGCACTCTGTTAGTGCAATTATTTGCATACAGCTTCGTGGGCGAATATTTAAAGCGTCAAATGGAAGGCATCAGTGATTCGGTGTATTTCAGCAGTTGGTACGATATACCGAAAAGTGTGGGAAAAGATATCATTTACATCATTATGAGAGGCCAAGAGCCAGTTTTCCTGAGGGCTGGAAAATTTTTTGTAGTTAATATGGAAACGTACATGAGTATTATAAAAACTTCTATGTCGTATCTCTCAGTTCTGCGGGTAATGGTAAATGCTTGA
- the LOC122575886 gene encoding odorant receptor Or2-like has protein sequence MHHYAELFVDLCVMRMKATSSEDFAYAITPMKIMSWPVGTWPLQNYNILSAMRVIFTVFLVLLMLMIVQLEMYLDSSDAEKNLDGLVLITCGILAMSKVLQFRIRPAGLILNFTSAVKDYNELNDQEKRLIVRRHAYMGRVAGISVVFFAYFGSTLFITVPMLAAEEVEDLVNVTEDDTPEYPIPSEKVMALIKMPDNLYFIVFIMEYLMMLLTSSGNLGSDSLFFGIIFHLCGQVEVLRLEFSRLSNKNEKAKENFSVLTRRHIYLLKLAKMLDDTISSILVVQLFTSCILICASGLQFIIALSVGNIVMVVKTFIVLTTLMVQLFAYSYVGEYLKRQMEGIGDSVYFCNWYDIPKNVAKDIIYVIMRTQDPVLLKAGRFFIVNMETYMSIMKTSMSYLSVLRVMINV, from the exons ATGCACCATTACGCGGAATTATTTGTCGATCTTTGTGTTATGAGGATGAAGGCGACGTCGAGTGAAGATTTCGCTTACGCGATAACTCCGATGAAGATCATGTCGTGGCCTGTTGGTACCTGGCCTCTTCAAAACTACAATATTCTTTCCGCTATGCGTGTCATATTCACGGTTTTTCTTGTG CTACTAATGCTAATGATCGTGCAATTGGAGATGTATTTAGACAGCAGCGACGCTGAGAAGAATCTGGACGGTCTAGTACTTATTACTTGCGGCATTCTGGCAATGTCAAAGGTCCTGCAGTTTCGTATTCGCCCTGCTGGCCTTATCTTGAATTTTACCTCGGCGGTTAAGGATTATAACGAATTGAATGACCAAGAAAAACGGCTGATTGTACGAAGACACGCTTACATGGGCAGAGTGGCAGGTATCAGCGTGGTATTTTTCGCATATTTTGGTTCAACTCTCTTCATCACTGTGCCAATGCTGGCTGCGGAGGAAGTGGAAGATTTAGTCAACGTAACGGAAGATGATACTCCGGAATACCCTATACCTTCCGAAAAAGTGATGGCACTTATAAAAATGCCGGATAATTTATACTTCATTGTTTTTATCATGGAGTACTTGATGATGTTATTAACGAGCAGTGGAAATCTAG GTAGCGATTCGTTGTTCTTCGGCATTATTTTTCACCTGTGTGGTCAAGTGGAAGTTCTGAGGCTAGAGTTCAGCAGACTGAGCAACAAGAATGaaaaagcaaaggaaaatTTCAGCGTATTAACCAGGAGGCATATTTACTTACTGAAGCTGGCCAAAATGCTGGACGATACGATCAGCTCTATCTTGGTTGTGCAACTATTCACGAGTTGTATACTTATTTGTGCAAGCG GACTACAGTTCATTATCGCTCTGAGTGTTGGAAACATCGTCATGGTTGTAAAAACATTTATAGTACTCACCACTCTCATGGTACAATTGTTTGCATACAGCTACGTGGGCGAATATTTAAAGCGTCAAATGGAAGGCATCGGTGATTCGGTGTATTTCTGCAACTGGTACGATATACCGAAAAATGTGgcaaaagatattatttatgtcaTTATGAGAACTCAAGATCCAGTTTTACTGAAGGCGGGAAGATTCTTTATTGTTAATATGGAAACCTACATGAGTATTATGAAAACTTCTATGTCGTATCTCTCTGTTCTACGGGTAATGATAAATGTTTGA
- the LOC122575731 gene encoding odorant receptor Or2-like produces MKATSSKDFAYAVNPMKILSWPVGTWPLQHYDIFSAIRAIITSFLLLLMIMIVQSEMYLDSSDAEKNLDAVVILTCGYLAVSKVVQFRIHPAGLISNFTSAVKDYNELNDQEKRLIVRRHAYMGRVAGISGVLFAYFSATLFTTLPLLAAEEMKDAVNVTEESIPEYPIPSEKVVALVKIPENLYFIVFIVEYLMLLLTSNGNLGNDSLFFGITFHVCGQVEILKLDFKRLRNENERTKERFSVLTRRHVYLLNLAKMLDDTISSILAVQLFTSCILICTSGLQFIIALSVGNIVMTIKTFLVLNCLLVQLFAYSYVGEYLKRQMESVGDSIYSCSWYDIPNSVAKDIIYVIMRTQDPVYLKAGKFFIVNMETYMSIIKTSMSYLSVLRVMIST; encoded by the exons ATGAAGGCGACGTCGAGTAAAGATTTCGCTTACGCGGTAAATCCGATGAAGATCCTATCGTGGCCTGTTGGTACCTGGCCTCTTCAACACTATGATATCTTTTCCGCTATACGTGCCATAATCACGAGTTTTCTTTTG CTACTAATGATAATGATCGTGCAATCGGAGATGTATTTAGACAGCAGCGACGCTGAGAAGAATCTGGACGCTGTAGTAATACTAACTTGCGGCTATTTGGCAGTGTCAAAGGTCGTGCAGTTTCGTATTCACCCTGCTGGCCTTATCTCGAATTTTACCTCGGCGGTTAAAGATTATAACGAATTGAATGACCAAGAAAAACGACTGATTGTTCGAAGACACGCTTACATGGGCAGAGTGGCAGGTATCAGTGGGGTACTTTTCGCATATTTCAGCGCAACTCTCTTCACGACTCTGCCACTGCTAGCTGCGGAGGAAATGAAAGATGCAGTTAACGTAACGGAAGAAAGTATTCCGGAATACCCTATACCTTCCGAAAAAGTAGTGGCACTTGTAAAAATACCGGAAAATTTATACTTCATTGTTTTTATCGTAGAGTACTTGATGTTGCTATTAACGAGCAATGGAAATCTAG GAAACGATTCCTTGTTTTTCGGTATCACTTTTCATGTGTGCGGTCAAGTAGAAATTCTGAAACTTGATTTCAAAAGACTACggaacgaaaacgaaagaacaaaGGAACGTTTCAGCGTATTAACCAGGAGGCATGTTTACTTACTGAACCTAGCCAAAATGTTGGACGATACGATCAGCTCTATCTTGGCTGTACAACTATTCACGAGTTGTATACTTATTTGTACAAGCG GACTGCAGTTCATTATCGCTCTGAGTGTTGGAAACATCGTCATGACGATAAAAACGTTTTTAGTACTGAACTGTCTGTTGGTTCAATTGTTTGCATACAGTTACGTGGGTGAATATTTAAAGCGTCAAATGGAGAGCGTCGGCGACTCGATATATTCCTGCAGTTGGTACGATATACCGAATAGTGTTGcgaaagatattatttatgttattatgaGAACTCAAGATCCAGTTTACCTGAAGGctggaaaattttttattgttaatatggAAACGTACATGAGTATTATAAAAACTTCTATGTCGTATCTCTCTGTTCTACGGGTAATGATAAGTACTTAA
- the LOC122575748 gene encoding odorant receptor 65a-like, producing MKASRSEDFAYAMTPLKILSWPVGTWPLQDYDIFSATRAIIAISLLLLMLTILHIEMYLDSSDAEKNLDGLALITCCILAVSKVIRFRIRPGGLISNFTSAVKDYEELKDQEKRVIVRRHAYMARLACGSVISFAYFTSTIMMTLPMLVGEEAEDIVNVTEESTPGYPIPSEYVMAIIQLPKNLYFIVFIIEYLMLLFLSTGNLGSDSLFFGIIFHLCGQVEILRLEFNRFNNENEKAMEHFISLTKRHIYLLKLAKMLSETISSILAVQLFSSCILICTSGLQFIIALKIGNIVMTIKTFIVSSTLLLQLFAYSYVGEYLKRQMEGVGNSVYFCSWYNIPKCVAKDIIYIIMRGQEPVFLRAGKFFVVNMETYMSIIKTSMSYLSVLRVMVNA from the exons ATGAAGGCATCGCGCAGTGAAGATTTTGCTTACGCGATGACTCCGTTGAAGATCCTGTCGTGGCCTGTTGGTACCTGGCCTCTTCAAGATTACGATATCTTCTCTGCTACGCGTGCGATAATCGCAATTTCACTTTTG CTATTAATGTTAACCATCCTGCATATTGAAATGTATTTGGATAGCAGCGATGCCGAAAAGAATCTAGACGGTCTAGCATTAATTACTTGCTGTATTTTGGCGGTATCAAAGGTCATCCGTTTTCGTATTCGGCCGGGTGGCCTTATCTCGAATTTTACCTCGGCGGTTAAGGATTATGAAGAACTGAAAGATCAAGAGAAACGAGTGATAGTGCGAAGACACGCTTACATGGCCAGACTGGCGTGTGGCAGTGTGATATCTTTCGCGTATTTCACCTCGACCATCATGATGACTCTGCCTATGCTGGTTGGGGAAGAAGCGGAAGATATTGTTAACGTGACAGAAGAAAGTACACCGGGCTACCCCATACCTTCCGAGTATGTAATGGCAATTATACAATTGCCGaagaatttgtatttcattgtttttatcATCGAGTACTTGATGCTGCTATTCCTGAGTACTGGAAATCTAG GGAGCGATTCGTTGTTCTTCGGTATTATTTTTCACCTGTGCGGCCAGGTGGAAATCCTGAGGCTTGAGTTCAATAGGTTCAACAACGAAAACGAGAAAGCAATGGAACATTTCATCTCATTAACCAAGAGGCATATTTACTTGCTGAAGTTAGCCAAAATGCTGAGCGAGACCATCAGCTCTATCTTGGCTGTGCAACTATTTTCGAGTTGTATACTTATTTGTACAAGCG GACTTCAATTTATTATCGCTCTGAAAATTGGAAACATCGTTATGACGATAAAGACATTTATAGTATCGAGCACGCTACTGCTGCAATTATTTGCATACAGCTACGTGGGTGAATACTTAAAGCGTCAGATGGAAGGCGTCGGTAACTCGGTGTATTTCTGTAGCTGGTACAATATACCGAAATGTGTGGCAAAAGATATCATTTACATCATTATGAGAGGTCAAGAGCCAGTTTTCCTGAGGGCTGGAAAATTTTTTGTTGTTAATATGGAAACGTACATGAGTATTATAAAAACTTCTATGTCGTATCTCTCAGTTCTGCGGGTAATGGTAAATGCTTGA
- the LOC122575730 gene encoding putative odorant receptor 85d: MKTSTSKDFAYAMTPLKILSWPVGTWPLQDYDVFSAIRAIIATFFLLLMVTVVQSEMYLDNSDAEKNLDGLVLITCGSLAASKIIRFRIRPAALISNFTSAVEDYNELRDEEKRVIMRKHAYMARVASASVIFFAYFSSILFITVPMLAEEEEKDIVNVTEESTTEYPLPSENVMAIIQMPDNLYFIVFIVEYLMLLFLSTGNIGSDSLFFGIIFHLCGQVEILRLEFNKLNNENEKAMEHFISLTKRHIYLLKLAKMLSETISSILVVQLFTSCILICTSGLQFIIALSVGNIVMTIKSFIVSSTLLLQLFAYSYVGEYLKRQMEGVGNSVYFCSWYNIPKCVAKDIIYVIMRAQDPVFLKAGKFFVVNMETYMSIIKTSMSYLSVLRVMVTT; this comes from the exons ATGAAAACGTCGACGAGTAAGGACTTCGCTTACGCGATGACTCCGTTGAAAATCTTGTCGTGGCCTGTAGGTACCTGGCCTCTTCAAGACTACGATGTCTTCTCCGCTATACGTGCCATAATTGCGACTTTTTTTCTG CTGCTAATGGTAACGGTCGTGCAATCGGAGATGTACTTAGACAACAGCGATGCCGAGAAAAATCTGGATGGTCTAGTACTTATTACGTGCGGCAGTTTGGCGGCGTCAAAGATTATACGGTTTCGTATTCGGCCTGCTGCccttatttcgaattttacgtCCGCGGTTGAGGATTATAACGAATTGCGGGACGAAGAGAAGCGAGTGATAATGCGAAAACACGCTTATATGGCCAGAGTGGCCAGTGCCAGTGTGATATTTTTCGCCTATTTCAGCTCGATTCTTTTCATAACTGTGCCTATGCTGGctgaagaggaagagaaagatataGTTAACGTAACGGAGGAAAGTACAACGGAGTATCCTCTACCTTCCGAAAATGTAATGGCAATTATACAAATGCCGgataatttgtatttcattgtttttatcGTCGAGTACTTGATGCTGCTATTCCTGAGTACTGGAAATATAG GGAGCGATTCGTTGTTCTTCGGTATTATTTTTCACCTGTGCGGCCAGGTGGAAATCCTGAGGCTTGAGTTCAATAAATTGAacaacgaaaacgaaaaagcaATGGAACATTTCATCTCATTAACCAAGAGGCATATTTACTTGCTGAAGTTAGCCAAAATGCTGAGCGAGACCATCAGCTCCATCTTGGTTGTGCAACTATTCACGAGTTGTATACTTATTTGTACAAGCG GACTTCAATTTATTATCGCTCTGAGCGTTGGAAACATCGTCATGACGATAAAGTCATTTATAGTATCGAGCACGCTACTGCTGCAATTATTTGCATACAGCTACGTGGGTGAATACTTAAAGCGTCAGATGGAAGGCGTCGGTAACTCGGTGTATTTCTGTAGCTGGTACAATATACCAAAATGTGTGgcaaaagatattatttatgtcaTTATGAGAGCTCAGGATCCAGTTTTCTTGAAGGCTGGGAAATTTTTCGTAGTCAATATGGAAACATATATGAGTATTATAAAAACTTCTATGTCGTATCTTTCAGTTCTTCGAGTGATGGTAACTACTTGA
- the LOC122575733 gene encoding dihydroorotate dehydrogenase (quinone), translating to MSHRLNNKQKLKSLLQVTATATMFYGGFCIYQGDEKFYNRFIMPLARFVNPEVAHNTAVKILKWGLLSAKDTNDPASLTVDVWGMKFKNPLGMAAGFDKQGEAIEGLHKIGFSFVEIGSVTPKPQAGNLRPRVFRLSEDNAVVNRYGFNSEGHEVVWERLQKLKKNQNFDGIVGVNLGKNKTSDNAAQDYIDGIKKFADVADYFVINISSPNTPGLRTLQNKKELEDLLIKINNVRQSIQCKQPLLLKLAPDLSDSEKQDIADVILQQTSSVDGLILCNTTVTRNNLVSPLKEETGGLSGAPLADMSTAMISDMYKRTKGTIPIIGVGGIFTGEDAYKKIKAGASLVQVYTSFTYRGPPVIGKIKRELDDILKKDGLQSIKDAIGKDANVR from the exons atgtcGCACCGCCtgaataacaaacaaaaattaaaatcacttttACAAGTGACTGCCACTGCCACTATGTTTTATGGTGGTTTTTGCATTTACCAGGGCGATGAGAAGTTTTATAATAGATTTATCATGCCGCTTGCAAGGTTTGTGAATCCTGAAGTTGCACACAATACAGCAGTGAAGATCTTGAAGTGGGGTCTTTTATCTGCAAAAGATACAAATGATCCAGCTTCCTTAACTGTTGATGTTTGGGGTATGAAATTTAAGAATCCCTTAGGAATGGCAGCTGGTTTTGACAAACAAGGAGAAGCAATAGAGGGTTTGCACAAAATAGGATTTAGCTTTGTAGAAATAG gaTCAGTTACACCGAAACCTCAGGCTGGCAACTTAAGACCAAGAGTATTCAGGTTGTCAGAAGACAATGCAGTTGTTAACCGATATGGTTTCAATAGCGAAGGTCATGAAGTGGTTTGGGAACGCTTGCAAAAACTAAAGAAGAATCAGAACTTTGATGGTATTGTTGGAGTTAATTtaggtaaaaataaaacatcgGACAACGCTGCACAAGATTATATAGATGGAATAAAGAAATTCGCAGATGTGGCAGATTACTTTGTAATTAACATATCTAGTCCTAATACTCCTGGATTAAGAACGTTGCAGAATAAAAAGGAGTTGGAAGacttgttaataaaaataaacaatgtcAGACAATCCATACAATGCAAACAACCATTGCTGTTGAAGCTGGCTCCAGATTTATCTGATTCTGAGAAACAGGATATCGCGGATGTAATACTTCAACAAACATCGAGTGTGGATGGCCTGATATTGTGTAATACTACAGTTACACGAAATAATTTAGTGAGTCCTCTTAAAGAGGAAACTGGAGGGCTTAGTGGAGCTCCTTTGGCTGACATGTCCACAGCAATGATCTCGGATATGtacaaacgaacgaaaggtACCATTCCTATTATTGGAGTTGGTGGAATATTTACTGGAGAGGATGCTTATAAGAAAATCAAAGCTGGCGCTTCTTTGGTACAAGTCTATACGTCGTTCACGTACCGAGGGCCACCagttattggaaaaattaaacgagaatTGGATGATATTCTCAAAAAAGACGGCCTACAGTCTATTAAAGATGCAATTGGAAAAGATGCGAATGTTAGatga